Within Hyla sarda isolate aHylSar1 chromosome 7, aHylSar1.hap1, whole genome shotgun sequence, the genomic segment gatttgctatggggaatttgttcctgctctggacagttcctgacatgtacagaggtgtcagcagagagcaccgtggacagacagaaaagaaattcaaaaagaaacgaacttcctctgtattatacagcagctgataagtactggaaggattaagattttttttttttaatagaagttattttcaaatctgtttaactttctggcaccagttgatttaaaaaaaaataaatgtttttcaccggagtacccctttaatagaattatatatcatatataaatGCTGATAACCAGATAACACTACTTATAGCACTAAAATAAACTATAGATTTCACAATGTGTAGTTGGGTGGATCTGTAGCTTTCAGTATTACGCGCAAATCCTGTATCTCAAAAACCCTGTGAGTCATGTGTATTTTGGCTGGAGAATAGTAACGCAAGTGTCCTCCAAAAGTCATGCAAGCCCTTGGGCTGTCCTCTTATGCCAAAGTATGTCAGTGCAGatttctaggaaagctgggtgacaaccatcGCCCTGACAGTCTGGATCACACATAGTCCACTGCTTGTCGGTGGCTGAAAATGAGTGTCTGTCATGGGGGTGTGGGGAACAGGGGCCATATTGGGATAAGTGACCAGCATATAACTATGAAGATGGCGGCAGTGACAACCAAAGGCCATGTGCCACTGCTTTCTaggtggcattaaaggggtactccactggagaaaaaaaaaatgttaaatcaactggtgccagaaagttaaacagatttgtaaattacttttattaaaaataaaaatcttaatccttccagtacttatcagctactgttatgatccacaggaagttcttttcttttaaagtttcctttgtgcctgaccacagtgctctctgctgacacctctgtccatttttaggaactgtcaagagcaggagaggtttgctattggggatttgctcctactctggacagttcctaaaatgaacagaggtgtcagcagagagcactgtggtcagacagaaaggaaattcaaaaagaaaataacttcctgtggatcatacagcagctgataagtactggaaggattaagattttttttttttataaaagtaatttacaaaactctttaactttctggcaccagttggtttaaattaaaaaaaaatgttttccagtggagtacccctttaaatactatgATAAATCCCCTATGAAGCTGACAACATGGTTTCATAAGTGGAGCTTTCCTTCCCCTTTATAATAATAGCTATACTGGGGTTTCCTCATAGAGAGCAGTGCCATCTACAGGATATTGCTGGTATTACATATGcgtttgtttttattaaaaacttttttttttctctctagggATAAACGTCACCAAAGATGTCAGCTGATTATCCACCAGCAAGGCGAAAACGAATGCGCGTATCAATGAAAGACCTAAAGCTATCCGATTGGTATGGCCAGGGGTAGTCTCTTTGGGGACCCCAGTGTAGTATTCAGATGAATGGCTGACTTTGTAATATacaaatagcttaaaggggtactccggtggaaaacataatattttttttttttttttttttttttttttaaatgaactggtgccagaaaggtctatttaaaaatctttatccttccagtactttttagcagctgtatgctacagaggaaattatctgctttctgaatttcttttttgtcttgtccacagtgctctctgctgacacctctgtccaggtcaggaactgtccagagcagcataggtttgctatgaggattttctcctgctctggacagttcctgatatgggcatcaggtgtcagcagagagcactgtggacaagacaaaaaataaattcaaaaagaaaagaatttcctctgtagcatacagctgctaaaaagtactggaagggtaaagattttttaatagaagtcatttacaaatctgtttaactttgtggcactagctgataaaaaaaaataaaacatttccaccggagtacctctctCATCTGATTGAGGGGGATGTAAGTGGGGGACCCACCTCTACGACATTCATGTGCCCCAATAGGATATATGGGCAGGGATTGCCTTCATGAGATCactacattaaaaggggtactccgctgttagacgtcttatcccctatacaaaggataggggataagatgtctgatcgcggggggtccctgcTGGAACCCCCCCGCGATTTCCTGTAGCACCCGGCGCTCTAAACAAACGTTGGGTTCCTGCatcagtggtcgtgatgtcacggccacgccccctccatttatgtctatgggagggaacgtggtgtgatgtcacgaggaggcgTTTCCGTGTGATTGCAGTTTTGTCCATCTTGCTAATAGCATATTAATAAATTGCAAAGAAGGAATTGTCCAGCGCCAGGTGTGCAGGTAAAACCTTGCTTTATTTAGTAACCAACAGAGGTCACTTACAGAGAGCActggctgacgcgtttcgcaccgaggtgcttaatcgtagactaacgggtaaggatcgaccgattatcggtttggccgatattcacgattttggacggtatcagcaattaccttgcagataatccgataatgcccctccccaccaccgcgccgcaccccccaccgcaccgccctggccgctgcctcattgcctctcccatccccggttttataattacctgttcccggggtccacgctatatCTGGGGACTGCGCCGTCCTGTGTTATGCTGTGCGCTGCACAGCGCaaggacgagtgacgtcctcaacgtgacgtcaccgtaagtgcgcacagtgacagctcaggaggacggcgccggagccagaagtagagcggaccccaggaacaggtaattataaaaccggggatgggggaggcaatggggcagtggcagcggcggtctatggccggagcggtgcggggggtgcggcgcgTGGCGGtgaaaggactcaggaccccaggacaggcagggggagagaagcgggtggcgcaaaagccgctgcagttcattgatttaaatagagatgagcaaatttacagtaaattcgattcgtcacgaacttctcggctcggcagttgatgacttatcctgcataaatgagttcagctttccggtgctcccgtgggctggaaaaggtggatacagtcctaggaaagagtctcctaggactgtatccaccttttccagcccaccggagcacctgaaagctgaactaatttatgcaggaaaagccatcaactgccgagccgagaagttcgtgacgaatcaaatttactgcaagttcgctcatctctagatttaaagcgcccgctttaaatcaatgatctgcagcggtgtcgccgaggggggggataaatagccgttaatttataccggaatattggtataagttatcggctatcgaccCTAaactccacagagtatcggtatcggccctaaaaaaacgataccggtcgatccctactaacaGGTTAGTCTACGATTAaaagagtagtccagtggtgactcagtggtttacaacttatcccctatcttaaggataggggataagttgcagattgcggggggtccgacccctggggccccccgcgatctcctgtacggagccccgacagcccgcgggaagggggcgtgtcgacctccgcacgaagcggcggccgacacgccccctcaatacaactctagggcagagccgaagcgctgccttctgcaatctccggctctgccattgagatgtattgagggggcgtgtcggccgccgcctcgtgcggaggtcgacacccgctatctcggcggagagccggggccctgtacagagagatcgcggggggccccagcggtcggaccccccgcgatctcaaacttatcccctatccttaggataggggatacgtttttcaccactggactacccctttaagcacctcggtgcgaaacgcgtcagacactgCTCTCTGTATGTGACCTCTGTTGGTTACTAAATAAAGCAAGGTTTTACCTGCACACCTGGCGCTGGACAATTCCTTCTTTGCGAGTATCCTTACTAAGCTGAGGGCGGGACCGGCGCGTCCCTGCGCAGGTGATTCAGCCATTGGTTGCGAAGGTGAGTGGCACAACCTATTTGCAATGAATACATTGCTATTTACTCCACTTAGCTGTAAGataagagttctcctttaatccttTTTGCTTCTTCCCAGGATCATACACACCAGACTCAGAACACAATATAAAGGagcacagcagtggtcttcaacctgcggacctccagatgttgcaaaactacaactcccagcatgcccggacagccgttggctgtccgggcatgctgggggttgtagttttgcaacatctggaggtccgcaggttgaagaccactggactaCAGGGTTTCTATTCATCTGGTGTAAGTGCAGACGGCTTATTGTGGCAGGGACATCAGTCGTCTCCTCAAACAGTCCCGCGTTCCAGGACACAGATCGTACAGCTCATAATACACAGACACGCAACCGCTGCTCTTGGTAGAAAAAGAAACCAATACATTTAATTGCACGTAAGATAATAGAAGGGTAAGATCCAGACGGCACAGTCCTGTGTAGTGACGAGGCCACGGCCAGAAGTCTTAGGATGAGGGGATGGGCAGCCCGGCGTGAGGGGGCAGGGGCAGAGGCGGAAGGAAGAAGGATTTCAGCTTGTTGGACATGGCCGCGATCTCCGGGTCCTGGGACTCAAAGGATTTCACCAGACGAGCAAATCGGAGAACACCTGAAAAGAGGGAAAGTCAAGACGGACATGAAGGGGGTCGACTCCATAATGAAGTAATATTTACACCCGTCCATGTGTCGAGCGACTGCACCGATAAGATGTCGGGACCAGAGGGGAGACGATACCTGAGAGGTTCTGAGAAACTGAACGATAGGAGAGAAGTGATGAGAACAGCCCtaaaaagtagggatcgaccgattatcgcttTGGCCGAtagtcacgattttggacgttatcggtatcggcaattactgtgccgataatccgataatgccccaccacCACACCACACtcgccagagactgccgccgctgctgccccattgcctcccccatccctggttctataattacctgttcccggggtccgcgctacttctggctcctgcggcgtcctgagctgttgctgtgcgcaatgacgagtgacgtcctcaacgcgacctcaccgtcagtgcgcacagtgacagctcaggacgccgccggagccagaatgagcgcggaccccgggaacaggtaattataaaaccggagatgggggaggtggtctctggccagaggacaggcagggggggagaagcgggtggtggcggcggcggtcaatggcaccacaaaagccgctgcagttcattgatttaaagcgcccgctttaaatcaatgatctgcagcggcgtcaagggggggggggggggggctgataaatagctgataacttataccgatattcaggtataagttatcggctatcggccttaacctccacagattatcggtatcggccctaaaaaaatcgatattggtcgatccctactaaaaaGCCTTCAGAAATATCTAAGTCTACAAACTGCAGACCCCTAGGATAGGTCCCCTTCATAATAACAAACTACTtatttccaaaaacagtgccacccctgttcacaggttgtgtgtggtattgaagCTCAGCCCAAATGTAGCCAAgctgcactaccagacaccacctatggacaggcgtggtgctgtttctggaagaaggcAGCCATATTTTTCCAGTCTTGGACAAAAGCGCAAATCCAAAGTTCCAGGCCCGCGCAATCTTCAGCTCCAGCATAAGGAAGTTTCCTCAGTGACTGCACCGCTCATTGTGTGCGCGTGAAACTCTGGATCTACGCTTTAACGGTTTGGTCACTCGTGCCctattttgctgctgtgtattggcctacataaaaaaaatacaccccaaatgtgttttccaggaatagaaaaactagagctgatttcttctaaaaCCCGCAtcactcttgtcctcagggtgtgtgtggtattacagcttagttccattaaatggagccaagttgtaataccactcacGTCCTGAGAACAGGGGTGCTGCTATTCCTTcataacccatttaaaggggtactccggaggaaaaaaaaatgtttcaaatcacctggtgccagaaagttaaacagatttgtaaattacttctattaaaaaaatcttaatcctttcaatacttatgagcttctgaagttaaggttgttcttttctgtctaagtgctctctgatgacacctgtctcgggaaatgcccagtttagaagaggtttgctatggggatttgcttctaaactgggcatttcccgagacaggtgtcatcagagaggacttacaaagaaaggaacaaccttaatttcagaagctcataagtattgaaaggatcaagattttttaatagaagtaacaaccataacttcagaagctcataagtactgaaaggattaagatttttcaatagaagtaatttacaaatcttaactttctggagccagttgatatatataaaaataagttttttcctggataacccctttaatccttccagtacttattagctactgaatactacagaagacattattatctttttggaacacagagctctctgctgacatcatgaccacagtgctctctgctgacatctctgtccattttaagaactgcccagtgtaggagaaaatccccatagcaaacatatgctgctctggacagttcctaaaatggacagagatgtcagcagagagcactgtgcttgtgatgtcagcagagagctctgtgttccaaaaaataaaagaatttcctctgtagtattcagcagctaataagtactggaaggattaagattttttttttaatagaagtaatttacaaatctgtttaactttctggcaccagttgatttaaaaaaaaaaaaacatttcaccggagtactcctttaaatgggttatGAAGGAATAGCAGCCCCCCTGTTCTCAGGACgtgagtggtattacaacttggctacatttaatggaactaagctgcaataccacacacaccctgagtacccctttaagatgagctCTGTCAAGTCACGGCCCTACATGTGTTCTTGGTCCTTTAAAAGCTGACCAATTTGCAGAATAAAGGGACAATGACTCTGTAgatcaatggtctccaaactgtggtcctccagatactgcaaaactacaactcccagcatgcccggacagccaacggctgtccgggcatgctgggagttgtagttttgcaacagctggaggtccaaagtttgtaAATCACCACAAGTGGCTGCGTGATCTCTGAATTGATTGGATATATTCCTTATGTCCATTTGACCCCAGTCAGACACTTACCCTCCCCATCGGGGCTGAATCCATAATTCTGCAGCACCTCCTGCTGGATCTGTACGGCCGCAGGGAGCAGAAGCTGCAGCACTTTCCCCAGGTCGTTCCCAGAATTCTCTCTGGCCTCCTCCAGGCGAGCGCTTCCGGTGGGCGACTGCAAAGCGTCCAGCACCTCCCCTAATGCCTCTGCAACAGAAGATAATATCACCCATAAGGGAAAATACACAGACAGtgatattaaagggttactccactgctagacatcttatcccctatccgaagaatAGGggagataaggtgtctgatcactggggtcccgcgatctcccgcagtacccggcattctaaacaaacgccaggttcctgcggcagtggtcgtgacgtcacaccatgccccctccattcatgtctatgggagggggcgtgtcggccgacacgccccctcccatagacatgaatggaaggggtgtggcataacgttatgagggggcgtggccgtgacattacgatcacgcctccggctccgagtgttgtgatcaaaatgttcagaacctggagaaccagagtacccctttaaggttgggaagcacacagtgactgcaatGTTGTCCTACAGAAACTGCAACAAATTATGTAAATTATGGGCAGTGACCCCTTATTCAGTATCATTAGCTGCTAAATGGGTGGTCTCATGTCACGTCCACAATCCTAAAAGGAGTTTTACTGTCGAtcgctgtttttatttatttttttgaacagccAAGGtccgtgctctcaaatcaccgaaaggagagaggccccacaataaaccaaacccttcgcctccgggccaaaaggcacctgcaccTGCCAAAAGTGTTCCCGGTGGACAACTAGGCCAggttaaccaggttgtcaccaaggaaccagtaacACCGGTTTGGCATCCTGCAGAAGCAGGGTTGCCACAGGGGTTTTTGCAGAGAGGTGAGGAACCAACctcatggccacacacacctcccattgaccggcaggagggacacccataaGGGCACCGCACCCTGCCAAATCCTAGTGGACAAACAGAACACAAAACGTGGAcacagtgataaaaaaaaataataagtggatgtgcacagtgtaaggctgggttcacatcacgttttgtcccatacgggaccgctaacggcagggggagctgaaaacttgcggTCCCGCATgtgattcatttcaatgagccgaccggagtgaaacgatgactccggtcggctcatttttgccccgtatgcggttttccaccggacctaaaatcgtagtcgaccacgattttaggtgcggtgggaaaaccgcccacggggcaaaaatgagccaacccgtatgggacaaaacgtgatgtgaacctagcctaatactgcccggatctataaaaattccctgatcctagccggaaggccgggataacaaagggtgagtgcccagaagagtgagaaaAAAAGTGCGTGCTATGTGCCTTCCttcaagtggggttgccaatcccaagggagttccggcaccctggggtcaccactgcacctcggccttcactctacctGGACCTTAGGGCCAGATCCAGCAGGAACAGGTCTGATAAGAGATTAGTGCCGCTGtatacagccatccctggtacacctgtcatactgtgtggttccccatcctgccatggtggtcttccacaccgccaactaacaggaaaggtactacacttgatcttagccaaaaggccgagaagctgaAGATCTTAGTCAAGTTCTGAAGCTTTCCAATATTATATGATGTTAcaattcaagatctctgcttgctgtaagtgaaaaaaatatatattcttgtTTACAGTAGGCACCATTTTTTGTAATACAGAgtacgagtgtatatatatatgtgtgtgtgtattttttctaAGTACCCACCAAAGCCaattaccaatactttttttttaatgtcatgtgacagcagagatGGCTCTAGATTTTCTGAAGCCTTAGTGAGGGAAAGTAGAACATGAGAACATTACTGACACAATATAATGAAGATAAGCCCCCAGAAGTTAGGTAGAAGCACTCAGTACTTACGTAGGGAATCACCCCTATTAGGTagcagcccccagtaggtaggtaggaatTCCCCCTCTATTACATATAAGCCCCAAGTAGGTAGGTAAATCCCCCTATTAGGCAAAAGCCCCTGGTAGATAGGTAGAGAATCCCTCCTATTAGGTTgaagtccccagtaggtaggtagggaatcccccaaaTTTggcagaagcccccagtaggtaggatgGGAATTCCCAGTTACTTTGAAGTCCTCAGTAGGTTGGAAGGGAATTCCCCCTATTAAGTAGAtgcccacattaaaggggtattctagtactgaaaaaaacgtatcccctatcctaaggataggggatacgtttcagattgcggggggtccgaccgctggggcccccccgcgatttTCTGTACAGGGcccagctcgctggccagatagggGGTGTCGACAACCGCACAAAGCAGCGGTCGACACGCCGCCTCAATGctgcgctatagcagagccgaagattgtcgaaggcagcgctccggctctgccatagagatgtattgagagggcgtgttGGCCTCCGCTTCGTGtaatggtcaacacgccccctgccgggccccgtacaggagatcgtggggggccccagcggtcggaccccccgccatctgaaacttatcccctatccttagattaggggataagtttttcagcactggatatctcctttaaaggggtttttgtGTGAAGGACAATGTATCCCATATCCACAAGATAAtggctaagggggagatttatcaaaacctgtctagaggaaaagttgctgagttgcccatagcaaccaatcagatcgcttctttctatttttcagaagcctaaaggcctctgaaaaatgaaagaagcgatctaattggttgctatgggcaactcagcaacttttcctctggacaggttttgataaatctctccctaagtGTCTCATCACGTAGCCCGGCTCTCTATGGGACCACCGAAGAGACCCAAATGCTGTACAAACGCATCTCTGGCGCACccattgtagttttgcgacaccaaaatacaaaagaaaagttgcccataccCAATCACACATTAGCCTCgctacccttgacaaagctgatccgttcagcgaaacgtcggggaggctagTAGTTGCTTGGTTTTAAATCAGCGGAGGATAATGATGATAGTGTAGGGATTGGGTACCAACAGCTGACGTGTGTTGGATAAGAAGCACACGACTACACAAGCGCACACTTGGACCCTTATATCCCTAATAAGTGTATAACAGATACTAGTTTACACACCATATCAAATCCGCTGGAATTTTTATCTGTGTGGGGTATAATTTTAAAATACCAATAAaggttatatttaaaaaaatgttccagTAAAGGGTTTTCCCCGAcagggggcaaccccttaaaggttgttatacaagtggtccctcaacatacgatggtaatccgttccaaatggaccatcgtttgttaaaaccatcgtatgttgagggatccgtgcaatgtaaagtataggacagtggtctacaacctgcggacctccagatattgcaaaactacaacacccagcatgcccggacagccaacggctgtccgggcatgctgggagttgtagttttgctacatctggaggtccacatgttgaagaccactggtattggaggttatactcacgtgtccccgccgatccggaccatcaccgctcgtcaccgctgcccgggatgtcactgtccatccctgtcgccgcgtccccgccaAGGCCTCTAcatccccggcatccgcgcgctccatcgccgccatcacgtcgttacgcacgccgctcctattggatgacgggacggcgtgcgcagcgacgtgatgacgacgatggagagcgccgacgatgcaggggatcccgaagaggacgtaccggagccccgaggacaggtaagtgatcgtcagcggaccacacggggcaccgtaaacggctatccggtgtcagctgaagcagtctgcgctgccggatagccctttatgcgatggccccgacatacaaaagcatcggatgttgatgctgtctctgagaagccatcgcatgttgaaattatcgtatgtcggggtcatcataggtcgagggggtcactgtatatcaatTTGCCCTGAAACCTCTAGGGACATTCTTGTTGCATTCAAtcataaccaatcacagcacaggttTCATTTTCAAATAGCAGAATACAAAGTGAAagctgcactgtgattggttgctatgggcaacgaacGAAATTCCCTCCTCTAgacttcccgacagctcagaagaAAGCCGTATTCCGTGACTGAATGAGAAGGATAGGGCCCGTCACCTATAACCGCCTATATGGAGGAGgagagtatatatacatatatatatatacagtgacccataTGTTACATATCTATCATGTATGTCTCCATTTACCTTTCACCTGCTCCAGGCTGAGGCTGACGTTCTGCGCG encodes:
- the C7H12orf57 gene encoding protein C10; translated protein: MSSLQRPAPPAQNVSLSLEQVKEALGEVLDALQSPTGSARLEEARENSGNDLGKVLQLLLPAAVQIQQEVLQNYGFSPDGEGVLRFARLVKSFESQDPEIAAMSNKLKSFFLPPLPLPPHAGLPIPSS